In the Armatimonas rosea genome, GATTATCTTCCGCGCCTCGACAAAATCCCGTGCGGCGTTTCTCCGTGGGCTTTTCGACACCGACGGTAGTGCAGGCAAGGAGGGCGGTAGTAATCGCTCCGTCCGTCTGGTCACAGCATCCCCGGAGCTTGCCGATGGGGTGCAGCAGCTCTTGCTCTCGCTAGGAATTGTCTCGAACCGTCGCCACTCCGCTGTTGCCGTGATGCTTGAGGTCAGCGGCCCCTCCCTGCCTGTTCTTGCCGAGCGTATCGGGTTTGGACTGGGCTACAAACAAGAGCGCTTGGAGAAGCTGGTGGCAAGCCAGGGAGAGGTTGGCAAGACAAACCGCGATACGATTCCCTTTGGTGTGTCGCTGGCGGAAGAGCTCTGGGGCGTCTTGAAGAAGCGCAACTGCCCGGAAGTGGCTCGCCTACGCTCGATCCTCTCCCGTGTCCGTCACGGAGTACTGCAGATGAGCTATCGGCACTTGGGTGAGTGCCTGGCCTACCTGGAGCAAGAAGGCTTGCCAACTCCACCACGTGCTTGCCAGACGCTACGCCTGCACCACTACTTTGACCCACTGATACGTGTCGAAAAGACGAGCGAAGTGGTTGATATGGTGGATATTGAAGTGGAAGGCATTCACTCGTTTGTGGCAGGAAGTGGCATGATTTGCCATAATTCCCAGGGTTCAGAATACCCTGCTTGTGTGATTATTTGCCATAATACGCACTATATGATGCTCCAACGTAACTTAGTATACACTGCTTTGACACGTGCAAAGAAATTTGCGGTGATTATTGGGACGAAATGGGCGCTGAAGCGCTCCGTTACAAATAAGCATGTCCAGCCGCGCTACACAAGGCTCTCGCAGCGGCTTCAGAATCTGGTTGAGGGACTGGGGACGAGCGGGCTACCTGGAGCGGCGAAGGCAGGGAAAGAGACGCGGGAGTTGCCTACGCCACCGATGCCTGGGCGGCTATTTTAGCGTTTAAATCCAGGTGCTGGGAACGTGGAATTCACCATCGCCTGCCAGAATCTGCAGGAGGTTGATCTGCCCCGAGTGGTAGGCCATGTTGCGGTACGCGCCGATCATCAGCCCCTTGCCTGTACGTTGCCCACGGCGGGTCGGGAATAGGCTCTCGAAGAGGGAATCATGAGACACGCGGATCACTGCGGCCAGCTCAGCACAGCTCGCTTGGAGTCGAGCACGGGCCTCGGTAGGACTCGTTGGTGTGACCTCATCGGCGAGGGACGGCACAGCCGTATCCCCACGTAAGAGCGCGGCGAAGGCGCGATTGACCGCTATGCACTCAGCAGCTTGCTCCAGAGCGGATCGGGTGGGCGCGGAGCTAGGTAGCTGTGGCTGCCAGTTGAGCCGATCCGGGGCAGTGGTTTCGATGTAGTGTGCTAGGGAGTCACCAATAAGCTCAATCTGCTCAGCAAGGAGTTCTTGTGCGGTCATGTAGGATTGTAGCACAGCTACCTGTTTTAGCGAATGTGAGATTTGGGCGATAAGGCTTTGCCATGAGCCGAGTTGTCTATATCCACGCCAATGCCGAGGGAATTCCCTTCGCCCCCACCAGCTACGCCGCCTGGGACGGCTTCACAAAGCTCGGCTACGATGTGCGTCTTTACCAGTCTGAGGAACTAGAGAGCCTGCCGCGGGTGCGGGAGGTGATTGTGGTCGGGGGGATCGGGCTGGTGCACAAGGCGCTGGCACGGGTTGGAGCGCCGCTTCCTGACGAACTGAATATCCCGGAGGCGCTGCTTGCCTTTGCCGGGCGGCAGGTCTGGGAGACGACACTGGGAGTGGCGCGCAAGCCGGAGAGCTGGCCGCTCTTTGTGAAACCGCTGCATGAGGCCAAGCTCTTTGTGGGGCACGTGATCCGTGACTGGCCGGACCTGATTGTCGCCGCCGGGTGCGACTCGGACCTGCCCGTGCTCGCCCAAGAGCCCGTGAATTTTGTCTCTGAGTG is a window encoding:
- a CDS encoding DinB family protein, with the translated sequence MTAQELLAEQIELIGDSLAHYIETTAPDRLNWQPQLPSSAPTRSALEQAAECIAVNRAFAALLRGDTAVPSLADEVTPTSPTEARARLQASCAELAAVIRVSHDSLFESLFPTRRGQRTGKGLMIGAYRNMAYHSGQINLLQILAGDGEFHVPSTWI
- a CDS encoding ATP-grasp domain-containing protein, translated to MSRVVYIHANAEGIPFAPTSYAAWDGFTKLGYDVRLYQSEELESLPRVREVIVVGGIGLVHKALARVGAPLPDELNIPEALLAFAGRQVWETTLGVARKPESWPLFVKPLHEAKLFVGHVIRDWPDLIVAAGCDSDLPVLAQEPVNFVSEWRVYVRYGKILGLGHYKDDPLIFPDPAVVRAAIAAWGDAAPAGYGIDFGITDDGKTLLVEVNDGHSLGNYNLRPVEYAKLLQARWDEMANAT